In Runella sp. SP2, the genomic window CCCTGACTCCAATCGTGGTAAAAATCTTTGTTGCCCATGTCAATTCCTGTCAAAATACGGTGCTTGATTCCTCCCGTTTGTACATCACCGTTGACAAAAAACTGTCCTACTTTGGTTTGCCCCAAAATATCCCAAATGCTTGACGTTCTTTTTAGCGTGTCGCCGCTGAATCCTGATGCCCAGAGGCTTTCGCCCACTTGGTCGTAGTGCAAATACGCTACCTGACCCGTAAATTTCCAGTTGGCATTAATGCTGTGGGAAAGGGTGATAAAAATCGACTGGTCTTTGATGTTAGTCGTTCGCATGTTGGGTTCCAACATCGTAAAATCGTGCGGCAAATCGCTGATACCTTTGGGTGAAAAGGCGTATGCCGAGCCAATCGGTGACATGCCGACACCTTGAAGGGTATATTCGGCCGTGAGGGAGGTGGTAGGGTTGATTTGAAACTTAATGACGGGAGCGATTGACACACGGTTGTTGAACTCGTAATTGCGGTGCGTACCTTTCATTTGACCCATCAAATTGAGACGATAAAGAACCTTGCCATCTTTGCTTAGTTTTCCATCAAAATCCATTGAACTACGGTACGTTCCAAAACTCCCGACGGTCATGGTAGCTTCGGCTTTGGTTATACCCGTGGGCTTTTTGGTAACTACATTGTAAAAACCGCTGGGTTCGCCGCTGGCCAACATAAACCCAGCAGGACCTTTGACAATCTCAATACGCTCTACCATGCTCATGTCTTCGGTTAGCGGCCCCCAAACTTCGGTGACGTTCATTCCGTTTCTGAAAGCGGCAATGCGTGACCCGCGCATCGAAATACGCGCATACGTTTCCCAGTGTTCGGAGCGGGCGGCTCCGCTGACATTACGCGTTACGCCCTCCGACATGTCAAAAATTTGTTGGTCTTTCAACGTTTGCGCCGTTACCACCTGTATATTTTGGGGAAGTTCCAACAAAGGCGTTTTGAGACGCAGTGAAATAGATGGATAATCAGATACGTATTTGCTCGGATTGGCCGTTACCAACACCTCTTGAAGTTGTTGGCTATTGGCGGTGAGTTCCAAGTTTTCTTCCAGTACTTGTCCTGCGGTAAGGGTGATTTTTTTAGACAGGGGAGTTAAACCAACAAAACTTGCTTGCAAGGTGTAATTGCCTGGTTTGATATTGGTCAACTCATACTTACCTTCAGCATCAGCGACAACCCCTTTGTTTGTCCCTTTCAAAATGACGTTTACAAACTCGGCTGCCTTGCCGTCGGTGGTAGTGACGCGGCCTTTGAGGGTGGCGTTTTGTGACCATGCAAAGGTGCTTATCAATAAAAAAACAAGAACTAATCTTGAGGTGAGATGTGAGTTGTGGGGAAGAGAAATTTTCATTTTATGTGGTTATTAATTGAAATTTTTTATAGAAGTCAGACGACAGTCAGACTGGTTAGGTGGAGCGAGAGGGTATCTGGTCTGACTATCGTCTGACCAAGAAATATTTTTCATAGAAGTCAGACGACAGTCAGACTGGTTAGGTGGCGCGAGAAGGTATCGGGTCTGACTATCGTCTGACCCGAACGCTTATTTTTTCTTGACAAGGGCATATTCAAAGACAGGTTTACCACGTTCGCCGCCGTCGCTGGCCAAGCCCATGCTGATGAAGCGTAATTTGTAATAGTTGCCTGCGGGGTCTTTGACGACGTAAAAACGGTCTTTACGAATACCCGCCGTAGTGCCAGGGGCAGTCGAACGCCACTTGCTACCGATGGCGTCGCGGGTTTTGAGAAATGTTAAACCTGTAAGATTACTTTCGCCAAATGCTTCGTAGGTGGTTGCGGAGGTAAGCACTTCAGTAGCTTCGGCACCTGCGGCGTAGTTGAGCGAAATGAAGTCTTGAAACCAATACGGCGTAGCAGGAACAGTTCCTGCGTTGGAGGTACTGTAGCCCCACTGAATGTCCCAACTCGCTTTGCGAGGTTCGGCGCTTACCAATTTGGCCGTTTCGAGCGACAAGAAAGAGAAGTTATAATCGACGTTTTTAGGTACGTCAATTGTCTGAATGGTGGTTTCTCCAATGCGCGCGAACTGTACTTTATAGCCTTCTCCGTTGCGGTTTACTTTTACTTTGTACCACTGATTTTTGGCTTTACTTCCTTCAAAACTAACCAAATACACTTTGTTTTGGGATTCAGTAGCCGATACTTCAGCAAAGGATGTTTTGGTTAAATCACCATCCCAATAGTCACACAAAGCCAACGAACCTTCGGCACCTGGCGCGAAGTTTAAGTCAGGAACAGAGGCGGTGTCAGCTAAGGTGACGGCCGTAATGTCCGTTTTCGCCGTCGCAGCAGCGGATGTTTGATAGCTGTGATTGAGAATAACGCGAAACTGCCCACCTTGATAAAACCCTAAATTCCAACTTTTACGGGCTGAAAGGGTGGTAGCGTTGGCACTGAGGTCGATGTAAACATTGTTTGCGTAATTGGATTCGGCCGTTTTTCCCTCGGCCGTTAGCTGGCTACCCGTGGAGGTAATGGCGGCAAAGCTCAGTTTCAGTTCGGTGTTTAAGCCCATCAAAACGGGTGTTCCTACCGACGTGATTTTGAGCGCTAAGCTTTCGTCACCGTTCAAAAACACATTGGCTTTCTTTTTTACTTTGATTGTAACCCCTGACTGCCCCGCTGGGATGGTTGCCGAAATGACATTATTGCTTGCCGCAGGTTCAGTCGTAAATTCTTTGTCGTACGTCAAAAGTGATGGTGTGAGTTGGACGCTTACAGGAATAGCTACATCGGCAGCGCGGCTAAGTGCAATTTGAATACTTGCTTCGTCTCCTTCGAGTCCTTGGGCGGTGGTGGTAAACGAGGCGAGGTTATCGGGTAATTCTACCTTTTGTTCGCAGGCAGTAAAAGCCCAAATGCTGGTGGTAACGAATAAGGTGCAGAGTATTTTTTTCATTTTGATAAAAGTTGATTTATTGTTTTGGTTGGAGTCAGACGATAGTCAGACTCCAGATTAGTGGACTATTGTGAGAGTGTAATGTAAAGTGGGTCTGACTATCGTCTGACCCGCACTCGTATCGTCAGACCCGAACTCATTTAGACAATTGGGCGGTTAGGCCCACAAAAAAAGACCTACCATACGCCATGGGAACTGCCCCCCCTGAGCTATGTCCTGCGCCTGTATTGGCGGCCGAGTTGGCCAAGCGAGTGACGTTGAAGAGGTTTTTTACCCCTCCCACAAGCGTATAGTTTTTAAAAAAGATTTTGTTTATTGTAACATCGGCCATGTGAAAAGCGGCCGTTTCGGCAAGCTTAGCGATTGTACCATTTTCGGTACTAACTGCCTGATAGGTGGGTAGTTTGCCCGTGAATTTGTAATAAAAACTTAGACTGGTTCCTATTTGGGGAATCGTATAACGGAGGTTGGTATTGACCTCGTTGGACCAAACAAAATCTGGAGACGAAACCGATTCTGAAACGCTGTTGTAACGGCCAATGTGTGAGAAGCCAAGACTACCTTGCAAGTTCTTCCAGAAAAGCGTGTTGTTGAACGTGAACCCTGTCGTTTTGAAGGTATCAATGTTCAGATAAGTCGAGATCGCTGGATTGGTTGGGTCAGTGCCAATCGAAATGAGGTTGTTGAAGTGATTGTAAAAACCACCCAACGTGCTGTTGAGCCGCAAGGCAGGTTTCTCAATCGCTTGGTAAGACAAAAAGGCATTGAAACTATTTGAATCTTCCGCTTTTAAGTTGGTGTTACCTCTAATAGAATGACTTGCGTCAAAAAAAGTAAAGTACAATTCGCGCAGTGCGGGAGAACGAAACCCTCGGGCGTAGGCCAACCGCAAGTCAAGACCATCGGCCAAAATGAACTTGGTATTGATGGACGGAATGACGGGCGGGGCATCGTACACGGAGTTTTTGAGAAACCGAAGTCCTGGACGAACGTTGATTCTTTTGCCAATTTTAAACTCAGACGAAGCAAAATAAGCAAACTCGTTGATGTGTGGCGTGCCCTGAATGCGCTCTCCCGCGCTGGAATTGAGGTTCATTTCAAACCCATGTTGGAGCGAAACGTGGCTCGAAAACCGATGCTGAGCAGTGAGTCGGGCAAAGGTAGTTTTGAACGTTGACTTATCCTGTGACCCATTCAGGTTGAGGGTACGTCGCTCGCGAACAAGGTCATAGTCAGTGGTTTCGGTTTGGCGACTGTAATCCGTAAACGATACAGCAGCGGTAAGACCTGTTTTGTCATTGACTTGATACTCACCTTGCGCCTGATGAAACCAACGGTGAGTGATATAAAACTGGTCAGTGGCCGACAGGTTTTTGGTTTGGGTATTGATGTAAGTATCACCCAGGCTTTTGAGGGTTTCGGACGTACCATTGAAACGATACCAAACGTTTACTTTTTGAGTTCGGTAGGCGATACCCGCCGTTGAAAGGTACTGCTCTTTAGGTAGCCATTCTTTTTTACGGCCTGTGTTGGCTCCTTGCCATCCGCCAAAGAAGTTGCGCGAAAAATTACCAGATACCTGCCAGCCTTTCTTTTGCCAAGCCACGCCCAAAAATTCATTGTGC contains:
- a CDS encoding TonB-dependent receptor; translated protein: MKYLLVGLFWWVKVSAFCQTPKVKVFGTVKDASGSIAGATVVIPSSSWGIVTDAKGQFELALPQGKHTISIRFVGFATVQKEVNVEGASISLGEILLTPSANQLDAVVVTGQFGPQSVRNSVYQIRTISNEQIRLRGATNIQSVLNTELGMRFSNDLTLGTTDVQLMGMSGQNVKILLDGVPMIDRGSTRESLGQIDINIIDRIEIVEGPMSVSYGSDALAGVINIITKKGDEKANLTLTARVQEETTGREYQPFAGEGTHNEFLGVAWQKKGWQVSGNFSRNFFGGWQGANTGRKKEWLPKEQYLSTAGIAYRTQKVNVWYRFNGTSETLKSLGDTYINTQTKNLSATDQFYITHRWFHQAQGEYQVNDKTGLTAAVSFTDYSRQTETTDYDLVRERRTLNLNGSQDKSTFKTTFARLTAQHRFSSHVSLQHGFEMNLNSSAGERIQGTPHINEFAYFASSEFKIGKRINVRPGLRFLKNSVYDAPPVIPSINTKFILADGLDLRLAYARGFRSPALRELYFTFFDASHSIRGNTNLKAEDSNSFNAFLSYQAIEKPALRLNSTLGGFYNHFNNLISIGTDPTNPAISTYLNIDTFKTTGFTFNNTLFWKNLQGSLGFSHIGRYNSVSESVSSPDFVWSNEVNTNLRYTIPQIGTSLSFYYKFTGKLPTYQAVSTENGTIAKLAETAAFHMADVTINKIFFKNYTLVGGVKNLFNVTRLANSAANTGAGHSSGGAVPMAYGRSFFVGLTAQLSK
- a CDS encoding HmuY family protein; translation: MKKILCTLFVTTSIWAFTACEQKVELPDNLASFTTTAQGLEGDEASIQIALSRAADVAIPVSVQLTPSLLTYDKEFTTEPAASNNVISATIPAGQSGVTIKVKKKANVFLNGDESLALKITSVGTPVLMGLNTELKLSFAAITSTGSQLTAEGKTAESNYANNVYIDLSANATTLSARKSWNLGFYQGGQFRVILNHSYQTSAAATAKTDITAVTLADTASVPDLNFAPGAEGSLALCDYWDGDLTKTSFAEVSATESQNKVYLVSFEGSKAKNQWYKVKVNRNGEGYKVQFARIGETTIQTIDVPKNVDYNFSFLSLETAKLVSAEPRKASWDIQWGYSTSNAGTVPATPYWFQDFISLNYAAGAEATEVLTSATTYEAFGESNLTGLTFLKTRDAIGSKWRSTAPGTTAGIRKDRFYVVKDPAGNYYKLRFISMGLASDGGERGKPVFEYALVKKK
- a CDS encoding TonB-dependent receptor; translated protein: MKISLPHNSHLTSRLVLVFLLISTFAWSQNATLKGRVTTTDGKAAEFVNVILKGTNKGVVADAEGKYELTNIKPGNYTLQASFVGLTPLSKKITLTAGQVLEENLELTANSQQLQEVLVTANPSKYVSDYPSISLRLKTPLLELPQNIQVVTAQTLKDQQIFDMSEGVTRNVSGAARSEHWETYARISMRGSRIAAFRNGMNVTEVWGPLTEDMSMVERIEIVKGPAGFMLASGEPSGFYNVVTKKPTGITKAEATMTVGSFGTYRSSMDFDGKLSKDGKVLYRLNLMGQMKGTHRNYEFNNRVSIAPVIKFQINPTTSLTAEYTLQGVGMSPIGSAYAFSPKGISDLPHDFTMLEPNMRTTNIKDQSIFITLSHSINANWKFTGQVAYLHYDQVGESLWASGFSGDTLKRTSSIWDILGQTKVGQFFVNGDVQTGGIKHRILTGIDMGNKDFYHDWSQGGIVGDLNVYKPVYGQIPAKNYAVYDRSLSIRERGVHYNNVYTALYAQDEIRLANDKLRVTLAGRYTSTNDLDPYSGTVKSGKFTPRFGLSYSINKSTSVYAVYDESFIPQAGGTFEGKKFDPIVGNNKEVGIKKEWLDGRWNASASVYRITKNNVLTADPNHQFFSIQLGQTQTQGIELDLRGQIVSGLDITMNYALTDAKITKDTDNKQVNKQVPGTDKHIANAWLSYRVQSGKASGLGLSLGVQNTSGRTNWYGIYNPDVDPSMPNYTRFDGAISYQLNKFGIALNVNNIFNKYLITGGAYYPWSSSYYSQVEALRNARLSINYRF